A portion of the Pseudarthrobacter defluvii genome contains these proteins:
- a CDS encoding isoprenyl transferase — MELPGFLYGYYERRLLKDLPRDRIPRHIGVMVDGNRRWAKQFNAPTSQGHQAGADKIHEFLGWCQELGVKVVTLYMLSTDNMNRSSEELDLLMGIIANTLDRLDEDANISVHAMGAPELLPDYLAERLNKLTARTPVREKIHVNVAVGYGGRREIVDAVRELLHDAVAKGMDISKLADDLCVDDISRFLYTRGQPDPDLVIRTSGEQRLSGFLMWQSAYSEFYFCEALWPAFRKVDFLRALRDYAGRQRRFGA; from the coding sequence GTGGAGTTACCCGGGTTCCTCTATGGCTATTACGAGCGCCGGCTGCTCAAGGACCTCCCGCGGGACCGTATTCCCCGGCACATCGGTGTCATGGTGGACGGCAATCGCCGCTGGGCCAAACAGTTCAATGCACCCACCAGCCAGGGCCACCAGGCCGGCGCTGACAAGATCCATGAATTCCTCGGCTGGTGCCAGGAGCTCGGCGTCAAAGTGGTGACGCTGTACATGCTGTCCACAGACAACATGAACCGCTCCAGTGAGGAACTCGACCTCCTCATGGGCATCATCGCCAACACGCTGGACCGGCTGGACGAGGACGCCAACATTTCTGTCCACGCCATGGGTGCTCCTGAGCTGCTCCCCGACTACCTGGCCGAGCGGCTCAACAAGCTCACGGCCAGGACCCCGGTCCGGGAGAAGATCCACGTCAACGTGGCCGTGGGGTACGGGGGCCGCCGGGAGATCGTGGACGCCGTCCGGGAACTGCTGCATGATGCCGTCGCCAAGGGCATGGACATCTCCAAGCTTGCCGATGACCTGTGTGTCGATGACATCTCACGCTTCCTCTACACCCGGGGCCAGCCCGACCCCGACCTGGTCATCAGGACGTCGGGGGAGCAGCGGCTTTCAGGCTTCCTCATGTGGCAAAGCGCCTACAGCGAGTTCTACTTCTGCGAGGCCCTGTGGCCGGCCTTCCGCAAGGTGGATTTCCTCCGTGCCCTGCGGGACTACGCGGGCCGGCAGCGGCGCTTCGGCGCCTGA
- a CDS encoding GNAT family N-acetyltransferase yields MTTMSSIWPLFDLTLTTPRLELRPITDQDIPAAVDAARSGIHQPDRNPFSTPWTELPDDELGPNMARWYWRCRAECTPENWTLLLGIWHDGQFIGCQDVGAKDFAARKTVSTGSWLKQSVQGRGLGKEMRAAVVLWAFDWLGAEVAESEAAAWNEASLGVSRSLGYELNGTTRKAWGTKVETLQHVRLTPDTFKRPDWELKVEGHEAAAKFLKVT; encoded by the coding sequence ATGACGACGATGAGCTCCATCTGGCCCCTGTTCGACCTCACCCTCACCACGCCCCGGCTGGAACTCCGTCCCATCACCGACCAGGACATCCCCGCAGCCGTCGACGCCGCCCGCAGTGGGATCCACCAGCCGGACAGGAACCCTTTCAGCACCCCCTGGACCGAGCTTCCCGACGACGAGCTCGGCCCCAACATGGCCCGCTGGTACTGGCGCTGCAGGGCCGAATGCACGCCGGAGAACTGGACGCTGCTTTTGGGTATCTGGCACGACGGCCAGTTCATCGGCTGCCAGGACGTGGGCGCCAAGGACTTCGCAGCACGGAAGACAGTCAGCACCGGCTCCTGGCTCAAGCAGTCCGTCCAGGGCCGTGGCCTGGGCAAGGAGATGCGTGCCGCCGTCGTCCTCTGGGCCTTCGACTGGCTCGGCGCAGAAGTCGCCGAATCCGAAGCCGCCGCCTGGAACGAAGCCTCCCTCGGCGTCTCCCGCTCCCTCGGCTACGAACTCAACGGCACCACCCGCAAAGCCTGGGGCACCAAAGTCGAAACACTCCAGCACGTCCGCCTCACCCCGGACACGTTCAAGCGCCCCGACTGGGAACTGAAGGTAGAGGGCCACGAGGCGGCGGCCAAGTTCCTCAAGGTGACTTGA
- the mca gene encoding mycothiol conjugate amidase Mca codes for MTASSNSQVPLRLLAVHAHPDDESSKGAATMAMYAAAGVDVLVATCTDGSRGDIQNPAVEGEPHPKRDMAGARRLEMQRAAAILGIRQRWLGFVDSGLPEGDPLPPLPAGSFATLPLHQAAAPLVRLVRSFKPHVILSYDENGGYPHPDHIMAHRVAVEAFEAAGDPNRYPDAGEAWEPSKLYYDRAFSPERFRALHFALEEAGLQSPYAERLAAWLESDAEGHTPPPAAHPTTTQIDCGDFFETRDDALRSHRTQVDPLGFFFAVSPDMQRRVWPWEDYSLIHSRVHSELPEKDLFTGLR; via the coding sequence ATGACAGCGTCCAGCAACTCCCAGGTGCCGCTTCGGCTGCTCGCGGTCCATGCCCACCCGGACGACGAATCCAGCAAGGGTGCTGCGACCATGGCGATGTACGCTGCCGCCGGAGTGGACGTCCTGGTAGCAACCTGCACGGACGGCTCCCGGGGCGACATCCAAAACCCCGCCGTCGAAGGTGAACCGCACCCCAAGCGTGACATGGCAGGCGCCCGGCGGCTCGAGATGCAGCGGGCCGCTGCCATCCTGGGCATCCGCCAGAGGTGGCTCGGCTTTGTCGACTCGGGCCTTCCCGAAGGCGACCCGCTGCCGCCGCTCCCCGCCGGCTCCTTCGCCACCTTGCCGCTGCACCAGGCGGCAGCGCCCCTGGTTCGGCTGGTCCGCTCCTTCAAGCCGCACGTCATCCTCAGCTATGACGAGAACGGCGGGTACCCGCACCCGGACCACATAATGGCGCACAGAGTAGCTGTTGAAGCCTTCGAGGCCGCCGGCGATCCCAACCGCTATCCGGACGCCGGGGAGGCCTGGGAACCCAGCAAGCTCTACTACGACCGCGCCTTCAGCCCCGAGCGGTTCCGGGCGCTGCACTTTGCCTTGGAAGAGGCAGGGCTGCAGTCGCCCTACGCTGAACGCCTGGCTGCCTGGCTGGAGTCCGACGCCGAGGGGCACACCCCGCCGCCGGCGGCGCACCCCACCACCACGCAGATCGATTGCGGCGACTTCTTTGAAACGCGCGACGACGCGCTGCGGTCCCACCGAACACAGGTGGACCCCCTCGGGTTCTTCTTTGCTGTTTCGCCGGACATGCAGCGCCGCGTCTGGCCATGGGAGGACTATTCGCTGATCCACTCGCGGGTGCACTCGGAGCTCCCTGAAAAGGATCTGTTTACCGGGCTAAGATAG
- the trhA gene encoding PAQR family membrane homeostasis protein TrhA, translating into MNSDSPKASPAPRPEDRNAGPEPESSAVDDAAVRLAELLMIKPKWRGWIHTVAAPLALAAGIILVALAPTTDRRITSAVYAATGVLLFGVSAVYHRGNWSPRVKLVLKRLDHTNIMLVIAGTYTPLAWTLLERQQAVVLLWVIWTGAILGVLFRLLWTDAPRWLYVPIYIALGCGALFYLPQFFQASVPAAVLICVGGVLYITGAVFYALKKPNISYYHFGFHELFHALTVFAFAAHFVAIALAVLS; encoded by the coding sequence ATGAACAGCGACTCCCCCAAGGCCTCCCCGGCACCCCGGCCGGAGGACCGGAACGCGGGCCCGGAACCGGAATCCAGCGCCGTGGATGATGCCGCCGTCCGCCTGGCGGAACTGCTCATGATCAAACCGAAGTGGCGGGGCTGGATCCACACGGTCGCGGCGCCGCTGGCCTTGGCCGCAGGCATCATCCTGGTGGCCCTTGCCCCCACTACGGACCGGAGGATCACCTCGGCCGTCTACGCCGCCACCGGCGTCCTGCTGTTCGGAGTCAGCGCCGTTTACCACCGCGGCAACTGGTCCCCGCGGGTGAAGCTCGTCCTGAAGCGGCTGGACCACACCAACATCATGCTGGTGATCGCCGGTACGTACACACCGCTGGCGTGGACGCTCCTGGAACGCCAGCAGGCAGTTGTGCTCCTATGGGTAATCTGGACCGGGGCCATCCTTGGCGTACTGTTCCGGCTGCTGTGGACTGACGCGCCCCGCTGGCTCTACGTGCCCATCTACATCGCGCTGGGCTGCGGCGCCCTGTTCTACCTGCCGCAGTTCTTCCAGGCAAGCGTCCCCGCGGCCGTACTGATCTGCGTGGGCGGCGTCCTCTACATCACCGGCGCGGTTTTCTATGCCCTGAAAAAGCCAAATATCAGTTACTACCACTTCGGGTTCCACGAACTGTTCCACGCATTGACGGTGTTCGCCTTCGCCGCCCACTTCGTGGCGATCGCGCTGGCGGTCCTCTCCTAG
- a CDS encoding PhoH family protein codes for MATSEQLPEVLVGQGGKATSRDERTTFETGAATDAAAGFAVSGREADIHTFVIDTSVLLSDPRALLRFAEHEVVVPVVVITELEAKRHDPELGYFARKALRLLDDLRVKHGGLNQPLPIGDEGGTLMVELNHISAEVLPLGFRSGDNDSRILAVAKNLANEGRDVTVVSKDLPMRVKASAMGLTADEYRNELVKDSGWTGVAEIEADEQEIATLYGHEPVFIPAAAELPVNTGLVLLSNRGSALGRVGADKQVRLVKGDRDVFGLHGRSAEQRLAIDMLMDPGVGIVSIGGRAGTGKSALALCAGLEAVLERREHRKVIVFRPLYAVGGQELGYLPGSESEKMNPWAQAVFDTLGALVSQEVVEEVMDRGMLEVMPLTHIRGRSLHDAFVIVDEAQSLEKNVLLTVMSRMGQNSKIVLTHDVAQRDNLRVGRHDGIAAVVETLKGHPLFGHVTLTRSERSPIAALVTELLEG; via the coding sequence GTGGCTACTTCTGAACAACTGCCCGAGGTCCTGGTTGGACAGGGCGGGAAAGCTACCTCTCGCGATGAGCGAACCACCTTTGAAACCGGCGCGGCAACTGATGCTGCGGCCGGTTTTGCTGTCTCCGGAAGGGAAGCCGACATCCACACCTTCGTCATCGACACCTCCGTCCTGCTCTCCGATCCCCGCGCTCTCCTGCGGTTCGCCGAACACGAGGTGGTTGTCCCCGTCGTCGTCATCACCGAACTCGAAGCCAAGCGGCACGACCCCGAGCTGGGCTACTTCGCCCGGAAGGCCCTTCGGCTTTTGGACGATCTCCGGGTCAAGCATGGCGGTCTGAACCAGCCCCTGCCCATCGGCGATGAGGGCGGCACGCTCATGGTGGAGCTCAACCACATCTCCGCAGAGGTACTGCCGCTGGGCTTCCGCAGCGGCGACAACGACAGCCGCATCCTCGCCGTGGCCAAGAACCTGGCCAACGAGGGACGCGACGTCACCGTCGTCTCCAAAGACCTGCCCATGCGGGTCAAAGCCTCAGCCATGGGGCTCACCGCCGACGAGTACCGCAACGAACTGGTCAAGGACTCCGGCTGGACGGGTGTCGCCGAAATCGAAGCCGACGAGCAGGAGATCGCGACCCTGTACGGCCACGAGCCCGTCTTCATCCCAGCCGCCGCCGAACTGCCCGTCAACACCGGGCTGGTGCTGCTCTCCAACCGCGGCTCGGCGCTGGGCCGGGTAGGTGCCGACAAGCAGGTCCGCCTGGTCAAGGGCGACCGTGACGTCTTCGGCCTCCACGGCCGGTCCGCCGAGCAGCGGCTGGCCATCGACATGCTGATGGATCCCGGCGTCGGCATCGTCTCCATCGGTGGCCGCGCCGGCACCGGCAAGTCTGCGCTGGCCCTCTGCGCGGGCCTCGAGGCCGTGCTGGAACGGCGCGAACACCGCAAGGTGATCGTCTTCCGGCCCCTCTATGCGGTGGGCGGCCAGGAGCTGGGCTACCTGCCGGGTTCGGAGTCCGAGAAGATGAACCCGTGGGCGCAGGCAGTCTTTGACACCCTCGGTGCCCTGGTCAGCCAGGAAGTGGTGGAGGAGGTCATGGACCGCGGCATGCTCGAGGTCATGCCCCTCACCCACATCCGCGGACGCTCCCTCCACGACGCCTTCGTGATCGTGGACGAGGCCCAGTCCCTCGAAAAGAACGTCCTCCTCACGGTCATGAGCCGCATGGGGCAGAACTCCAAGATCGTCCTCACCCACGACGTCGCCCAGCGGGACAACCTCCGCGTCGGACGCCACGACGGGATCGCCGCCGTCGTCGAGACCCTGAAAGGACACCCGCTCTTCGGCCACGTCACCCTGACCCGCTCGGAACGCTCGCCAATCGCCGCCCTGGTGACAGAGCTCCTGGAGGGCTGA